TCGACGTGCACATCGCCCTTGAAGCGTCCAGCGACACGAACATTTCCGGCTCCTTCGATTTTTCCTTCGATCGCCAGATTCTCGGCAATCAGTGTCTCCTTCGATTCACGCTGCGTCGAGCGTGCAGGCTGATTGTAGTTGGATGAGCCGGAAGAAAATGAATCTTCGGTTTTCGGCGGGACGCGGTCGAGCGGCACCGGTGTCGGCTCCTTCGCATTTGAGGAGGTTTGATCCTTCCAGATGGCCATGATTCCAGACTCCTTTACTTATTGTAGTGGCGCAGGTGAGCTGGTGCCTCGAGCTACGACGACAACGCGCCCCTCTTGAACGTACAACCTGTGCCGAGCTAGCTGCACTATTAGAATGGTTTGTTGCGCGCCGAGCGGTAAGACCCTCACAGCATGGAATTTACCGCAAGATAGCGGCCTCTTTCCGATGATTTCGTGGTAGCGCTGTTCTCTCTCGCCGCCCTGACGAGCGCTTTTCTGCTCTTCTGGGTCGAGCCGCTCTTTGCGAAACTCGTGCTGCCGCTGCTCGGCGGCTCGCCCGCGGTGTGGAATACCTGTCTGATGTTCTTCCAGGCGATGCTGCTCCTCGGCTACCTGTACGCGCACGTCTCCAGCCGTTATCTCGACCCGCGAAGACAGGCGCTGACGCACGTCGGCTTGCTTGCTCTCGCGTTGCTCTCGCTGCCGGTTGCCATCCCGGGAGGATGGACACCGCCCGCATCGGGCAACGTGATTCCGTGGCTGCTGCTGCTGCTTACGATCGCCGTCGGTGCTCCGTTCATGGTGCTCGCGGCTACTGCGCCTCTGCTGCAACGCTGGATGTCGAGTCTCGATCATCCGGCCGCTGAGAATCCGTACACGCTCTACGCCGCGAGCAACGCGGGGAGTCTCGTCGGTTTGCTCGCGTTTCCATTTGTGATGGAGCCCAACCTGCGCCTCGGGCAGCAGTCGCGGCTGTGGAGTGTGAGCTACGTGGCGGCGCTGGTGCTCGTTGGCGCATGCGCGTGGGTTGTGTGGAAACGATCCCGGTCGGTGGCTCCCGCACCTCTCGCGGCAGGTGAAACGAGCGAGCCCGCACGAGCACCAACCTGGCTTGATCGCGCGAGATGGATCGCGCTCTCCTTCGTACCGTCCAGTCTGCTGCTCGGCGTAACTACTTATCTGAGCACCGACGTCGCGGCAGTCCCATTGCTGTGGGTTGTCCCGCTCGCGCTCTATCTCACGACTTTCATCATCGTGTTCGCAAGGCGAAGCCGCGAGCCGATGCGTCTGGCCGCAGTCATTCACTCTCTGCTGGTGATCACGCTGATCCTGCTCGTCTTCTGGGATGAAGACCTCGATCTCGCCGAGCAGTATCTCCTTCATCTCGCGGTGTTCGCTGCCACTGCGCTCATACTCCACTCCGAGCTCGCCGCTCGTCGCCCCGCGCCGGCACATCTCACAGAGTTCTATCTCTGGATGTCGCTGGGTGGCGCACTGGGCGGTGCATTCAATGCGCTCGCTGCGCCCCTGCTGTTCGACTCGATCCGGGAGTACATGCTCGTAGTGGTGCTGGCCTGCTTCCTCAGACCGAGCTGGCGTACTCGAATCGAGGAGTTCCTGAGCCCCGCCGGTGCTCCGTCGACCTTCACGGCGCTCATCCCCGCGCTTCTGCTCGCGATCTTCTGGCGGGACGTCGAGAATCGCGAGCTCCTTGGAGTCTCCGCGAAGGTGATTCTGTCTGTCGTCGCTGCCGCTCTCACTCTCCTCCTTAGCTCCAATACGCTTCGATTTGGCGTCAGCATAGCCGCGATTGCAATCATCGGCGAGACTATGGTCCAGCGTCCGTTGCGGGCGCTTTTCACCGACAGATCCTTTTTCGGAGCGTACCGTGTCGAGCGAACGTCGGGCCCGGCGAACTTCCTGACGCACGGCACGACGATTCACGGCGCGCAGTTTCTCGATTCGACGCGAAGGCGCAAGCCGGTGACCTACTACCACCCGAATGGTCCAGTCGGGCAGCTGTTTGCGGGATTTTGGGGGGGATTACCGAACAACCAGGTCGGGGCGGTCGGTCTCGGCGCGGGCAGCGTGATCTGCTACTCGAAGCCCGGCGAGGAGTGGACGTTCTTCGAAATAGATCCCCTCGTCGAGAGGATCTCACGGAATCCGAAGTACTTCACGTTCCTGAAAGACTGTGGGAAGGTGCAGCCGAAGGTCGTGATTGGGGACGCCAGGCTGACGCTCGCACGCCAGCCTGAAAAGCGGTTCGGTCTTTTGATAGTCGACGCGTTCAGCTCCGATGCGATCCCGATTCACCTGCTGACGCGGGAAGCATTCCGCGTCTACGAGCGTGTGCTCCACGAGCGCGGTCTGCTGTTCGTGCACATCAGCAATCAGCGGCTCGATCTGGAGCCGGTTGTTGCGGCGCTCGCTGCCGATGCGGGCATGGTCGCTCTGCTCAACGACTATGCGCCGCACAAGGACGGAGACAGGGACCTGGACTACTCGGCTGACTGGGTGGTGCTGGCGCGGCGGATCGAGGACCTTGGTCCCTTGGCGAAGGACGAGCGCTGGCGGCCGCTCAAGCGCGGGGGATTCACCCGGCCGTGGACGGACGATTACTCCGATATTCTCAGCATTGTCCAGTGGTGAGCGGGGACAAGCGTGGAGCAAAGTCTACTGAGAGAGGCGCAGGTGCGAGGAGACAGGAGCCGAGGCACGCGGTGTCAGATCAGGTGCGAGAGTTTGATTCTCAAGGCTGAGGTATCGAGCGCCAGCGTCTGAGCCTTCTGCCAAACCTTGAGTTTCTTGAAATCGCTCATCAGTTGATGATGAACGCAGGCGGCCCGGAGTCCCAACCGATCCCATGCATGCAGCGGCATTTCATTGCACGTGTTTCTCTGACGCCTTACCTGCGGCCTCGCGCCTGGATCCCTCGCGCCTGTGATTCTCTCCGTTGATCCTAGGTCGATCGCGCCAAAACAGGCCCATGATCTCCGCCATTCAGTGGACCGCCGTCCGCCATCAGTTTTCGTCTGTCCCGCCCGGCGGGTCAGTTGTACCTTTGAGCCGCCGTAAGCTGTCCCACGTGCCTGCTCAAACTTCCGTCGGGCCCGTGCGCTCTCGTTCAAACCTTCCAAACGGAGCACAGCATGGCTATCAAC
This portion of the Gemmatimonadaceae bacterium genome encodes:
- a CDS encoding fused MFS/spermidine synthase; the protein is MVALFSLAALTSAFLLFWVEPLFAKLVLPLLGGSPAVWNTCLMFFQAMLLLGYLYAHVSSRYLDPRRQALTHVGLLALALLSLPVAIPGGWTPPASGNVIPWLLLLLTIAVGAPFMVLAATAPLLQRWMSSLDHPAAENPYTLYAASNAGSLVGLLAFPFVMEPNLRLGQQSRLWSVSYVAALVLVGACAWVVWKRSRSVAPAPLAAGETSEPARAPTWLDRARWIALSFVPSSLLLGVTTYLSTDVAAVPLLWVVPLALYLTTFIIVFARRSREPMRLAAVIHSLLVITLILLVFWDEDLDLAEQYLLHLAVFAATALILHSELAARRPAPAHLTEFYLWMSLGGALGGAFNALAAPLLFDSIREYMLVVVLACFLRPSWRTRIEEFLSPAGAPSTFTALIPALLLAIFWRDVENRELLGVSAKVILSVVAAALTLLLSSNTLRFGVSIAAIAIIGETMVQRPLRALFTDRSFFGAYRVERTSGPANFLTHGTTIHGAQFLDSTRRRKPVTYYHPNGPVGQLFAGFWGGLPNNQVGAVGLGAGSVICYSKPGEEWTFFEIDPLVERISRNPKYFTFLKDCGKVQPKVVIGDARLTLARQPEKRFGLLIVDAFSSDAIPIHLLTREAFRVYERVLHERGLLFVHISNQRLDLEPVVAALAADAGMVALLNDYAPHKDGDRDLDYSADWVVLARRIEDLGPLAKDERWRPLKRGGFTRPWTDDYSDILSIVQW